ATGATTTTTCCCCCATACTATTCTTTCATTACCGATTTTAAGCTTTTTATTTGTTAGAGTCCTTACTAGTAATTCACCAATCAAGGTTCTAATTTTATCTTTTTTATTAATAAATTTTTTTATTCTATATCTTTTCTCTTCATCTATCCACGAACAAATTTTTTCTAATTTGCGATCATTTATATCTTTAATTTTGGTAACAAAAATTTCCATAAAACCCCTCACAAATCCTAGTTAAATTAATTGATCAACTACAATTATTCGAGCGTTATGCTAACTGATTTTTCTACTTTCATTAATCGTGGAATGCTAATCATGTAAAAAACTCCTACAAATATTAAACATCCGCCAACTATCCAAAAAAGAGTTTCAACTGCAAGAATACCTGGGTAAAATCCAGCAATAAAAAGTAAGGTTAGTGACTGTGAGAGCATCATCAAAGGATTAATACACCCGTGTACTCTTCCCATCATTTTGGGATTTACTATTTTCGGAATCCAACCTCCAATTGCTACATTAATCATCGGAAGTGCTAGGGCAACTATGCCCGTACAAATAACATACAGCCAAACTGTATTGACTAATGAGCTCAAAATAGTCGCTCCTCCTCCAATAAACAAAGCTAAAATTAGTAAATGATAAAGCTTTATTTTTTGAGAAAGTATAGATGCTATAACACTACCAAGTAAAATCCCGATACCAAAGACTATACTTAATATAATTGAAACTTCTTCATAGTTTCTTGGGGCTAGTTTGTATTTTAAAATAAATACCTGCATCACTGAGAGCCCTCCATTTAAAATTCCGAAAACTATAAATCCGGAGATAAGTGTAAGTAACAAGTTGTGGTTCAAAATATAACGTATTCCCTTCACAAAATCCTTCATTACAATTGAAATGTTCAAATCCTTGATATTATGCTTTCCATTTGGCATACGAATTTCTTCTGACATTCTACAAGATTTTATTAGAAGAGCACTAATAAAAAAACTAATTGCATCAATTAAGATTGCACCATAAATACCGATTACCCAATAACAATAAATCCCGATACCACTACCAAAAAGCATAAACAAACTTGTAACCATCTGATTCAAACCAACTGCAGTAGCATAGTCATCTCTTGTTAAAACACCTTGTACAAGGGATGATTGCGCGGGTGTAAAAAAGCTCTTTACCATACTTCTTAAAAATAACAGCGCAAATGCTGCTGGCATCCAGTTTAGAAAAAGAGACCATAATAATAAAAGCGATAATATAGAACAGATCCAATCACAATTTTGAGCTATTTTTTGTCGATCAATCCTATCAGTAACTACACCAACAAGAAAAAATACTACTAATGTGGGCAAAGACAACATCAACTCCGTAATAGTAGCATATGCAGGTTGGTGCGAAAAACGATTTAAAAAATAAAACATAAGTGCAGTTAAACCAATTGTACTACCCATTTGTGAAGTAAAAGATGCAAAAAATAGCCTCGAGTAATTCCCATTTTGAAATATAACTAAAATTTTCTTCATAAGGACTCCCCATTTAATTTGACTTAATTCTAATTATTCAGAATTTAATACCTTTGCTATGTTTGAAACGTATAATATCTAAATCCCTAACGTTCATCGCAGTTCCTTTGGTTAGAGCCTAACACACTGCTTTAAGATATAATTTGCCATTAGGATTTCTATCGCGGATTACACGTCCAAATGTACATTACCACTCATTAAATTGTATAGTTTTTCATTCTGATATTCATAATCCAAACATAACTATCCAAAAGCATCCTCCTTTTGATATGCAGTTTATTTCCTCTAACTTTCCACGCTACATTCTAATACTACCTTATATTGTAATCAAAATAATAAACGAATTATTTTCTCAAGTTGTCAAAATCACTAATAAATCATATTTATTAGTGATTTTGACAACTTGATTTCTCCTCTAAAAACGTAATATTACTGTAAATTGTTTTCCAAAAAATAATTATGTATATCTACAATTATTACAACAAGGAATGAACACCAATGTTATCCTATCCCTTATAACTGTTTTAACTTAAGTATGAAATTCATTTTTGAAGTGAAAATGATGTGGGGTATGTCTATGAGGTTTAGTCTTCCAAAAAAAATTGTAATGAGTAAATTCTTACCAAGAAAACGTTATTCGTATTGATGATACATATATAAACCATATTTTCACTCAGTCATTCTAGGACAATTGAAGTGGCTTAAACTTGCCACTTCAATTGTCCTAGAAATGTTTCATCTTTATCTAACATCAAATTAACACTATAAGCAAAAAGCTACTTATAATTCAGATGTTTTTCCTTAAAAATTTTTTGATTTATCTTTTGCAGGTAAAATGTAGTTTTCCCCTTTTTCATATATAGAAAGTATTCTTTTCAAGAAAGTAACTTTTGGTACTAACCAATAAGCAATTATCGCTGAAACAATCCCTAATATAGCACCTGTTATAACATCGAAAGGATAATGAACTCCTACCCAGATACGAGAAATGGCTACACAGAATGCAAGTGTAATCCATAGCCAACCAATCTTTTTATGAACAAGCCAAAATGAAAAACAAATTGAAAAGAATAAAATTGTATGGTCACTTGGAAATGAATTATCAACAGCATGCTCTACCAATTTATTAACATTGGGTAACTCTGCAAATGGTTGATAGTTTGAATGAAACTTTCCTGCTATTTTCCCGATAACCTCAGCAATCACAAAAGCAATCATCGCTTGAACAACCATCATTCGATTTTGGTTAGATCGAGTAAACCAATACACTACAATAATTAAAGCTAAGAAATATACCATATATTCTGCCACGAACGTCATAGTAGAATTGAGAAATGGGTACTGTTTACCTAAATCGTTAACGGCTCGAAAAGCATCAATATTGAATTGAGAAAAAGACATTTTCAAACTCCTCCTTACCATATATAAATCAAACGCTAATTATAATTTTTTAATCTACTTTTTGTTACTACCTAATAGTTTTAGATGGTCCCATTTTATTTTTCTTAATGAATATCTACCTTTTTAAAATATGAAATCAATAATACTAATCCAATAATAGATGTTCCGAATATACCTATATAGGAGTACTCGGGAGGATAAGTGGGCTGAAGCGTATTTCTTGAGATATCACCTGCTGCTGCCCATGGAAACAATCCTCTATGTTCTGAATTTGCTGTCATTAAATTAATCATGGTTATTACAACTGTAAATACAATGGTCGGTACGTAATTCTTAAGTACAATTGTTAAAAGTATGATTGGTGTTGATAAAATAAAAAGCAATAATCCACCTATCAAAAACTGTACAAAAGATTCCCTTATTAAGGATGAACTTAGTCCATCAAATTGAAATATTATCCCTAATAATAATGTTAATCCCCATGCTACAAAAGTTAACATCATAATCCACGAAAATAGAAGTAGGAATTTACTTATAAGAAAATTCATACGTGATACAGGTATAGTTAATAAATTCTTTAATGTATCTTCTGTATATTCCCGAATAAATAGGTAGGCGGTTACTACCCCATATAGTGGTACTCCTATTATTAGAACAGTATATAAATTTACTTCACCAAACAATTGACTAAATACAATAGTAGGAGTAGGATGTTTAGTTTTTAAGCTTACAAATGATGCTACTACTACCATAAAAGGTACTACCGATGCACCGAGAATACTAATTAAGAACATATGGGATCGTTTTAGCTTTAATAATTCTGTATATAACAGATTAACCAATTGTTCCACCTCCAACTAATTTTGTGAAGTAATCTTCTAATCTGTCTTCACTCATCAAGATTTTCAAAACCTGAATATCATTTTGTACAAATATTTTATTAATATCTCCTTGTTGCCCAAGTTTAGAATACACGCGAATAATCCCCTCATTATGAACTTCATAATCAAAAATACCAAAGTTTTTCTCTAAGATTTTTGTAGCTTTATTGTCATTCGATACTTGAAACTCAATATATTTGCGATTCTTTTTTCTAAGGCTGTTAAATTCGATTTCCTCTAAGAGCTTACCTTCATGAATGATCCCCATATGATCTACTAACTGTTCTATTTCCGATAAAATGTGGCTGGATATTAATAAAGTAATTTTTCTTTCTTTAGCCAAATTTTGTATCAATCTTCTAATTTCCTTAATTCCTATTGGATCCAAACCATTAGTAGGCTCATCTAATATTAATAATTCTGGGTAATGAAGAAGAGATCTAGCAATCCCTAATCTTTGCTTCATCCCTAAAGAATATTTGCCCACAAGCTTTTTAGTTTCATGTTGCAATCCCACGATTTCTAACGCTTCATCAATTGCATTTTTTTTGTGTATCCCAATAATTTTCGCATTAATTAGTAGATTTTCCCGTGCTGTAAGATTCTCATAAAATCCAGGAACTTCAACAATAGACCCAATTCTTTTAAGGATTTCTTTTTGATTTTTTAATAAATCTTCTCCAAATATTTCAATCTTTCCATGGGTGGGCTTTATCAATCCTAATAACATTCTAATTGTAGTCGTCTTCCCTGCACCATTTCGACCTAAAAAGCCGTAAATTTCTCCTTGATTTACGGTTATATTAAGATTATCCACTGATTTCTGATTGCCATAAATCTTTGTTAAATTTGTAGTCTTTATTATTGCGCTCATGTAAGAACACCAACTTTCTTGTATGCTTATGTTTTTAGTATAGAAAGCAAATTTTAAACCGGGCTTAACTATTTCTTAACTATTTCTTAATTATGAAATTAACTATTCATCATTAACTCCATCTTGCTCCCTTGTACAATAAAGATAACCCCACTCTCCTTTGACTTTGATATAAGTCTCATCTAGATGCTAAGTATAGTATGTAAATTTGTTTTTCTTTTTCCAAATCTGATTAACATCAGGGTATGTTACAATTACTTGACCTTTATGTAATAAGTCTTCAAACACTACTATTTCTCTTTCTTGCTGTTTAGTACCAACGAAAGTAATGGCTAGCTTTACAAAACCTTTTTTCTTTTTCAATAAACTTAATCTCAACAGTTACTTCTTTACCCTCAATTAATAATTGAGGGTAATTAGTATACAATTGATAAAAGAAAAAAGAAAACGTGAAATTCAAAATTTAATGGATAAACTATTTGAATATTAATTCTTCAAACGAGAAGAGCCCTCCAAATAGGACGGCCCTTCTTTATTTCACATACAAATAGGCTTACTTACAGTAATTTTTTTGTATAGGACTTTTTCTTAACACATATACTATTTTTGAACCTGTTTACCAATACGCGTCCTGTTGGTATCTTAAATTCCTCTTAAAAAGAGCTGCAGATACGACTGCATGCCCTTTTATTTACGTTACTGCTCTAATATTCAATTAAAAACTAAAAATGTAATATTACATATTTTTTCTGTTCAGATTATGTTAGGATTTACTTCGTAGTCGAATTATGGTTTCGTATCTAATTCAGCAATATGTGAACTGTTTACCTAAAGAAAAGACACCCAAAAGGTGTCTTTTCTTCTTTTAATCTAAAAAACATTTTTTCTTTTCAGTAAGATCCAATTATCCCTCTAACCTAAACCTCATAATTAAAGGCAATTTAATCATGGTACTCAAGAGTTTTCATCCATTTCAATATACCTATAGCTTAATTTAAAATCACATTTCCAGCACTATATTTGCTTTCCTACAGATTTTCTGTCTTGTTCTTAATTCTGTCAAAATCCTCATGTAGCTATACAAAGAATATATGCTACTATGATATTAAGAAACTATGCGTTCCCTTAACCCTGTATCCGGCCCTGTATTTATTACAGGGTCTTTGTTTATTTTATTTACTTTTATTGGCTTATAAGAGTTAATACACAACCAATTTCAATTAAAACCGTTTAAATGTTAGTTAGAATTTGAAATAATATATCTATTAACTTTTTTAACAAATGTAATCTAATATTAAATTTCTAAATCTATACTGTACTATACACCAGTTAACACTATATAAATAGTATTAACTATCTTAATTGAATATTAGTAATAGTAAGTATAAACATTATCAATTTACTACATCTTACATTTATGTAAAAATAAATACATGTTAAGCTTTTTCAAAATCTTTCCCCTAATAAAGATTTGAAGTAGCATTTCATGATTCTCCTTACTGTTAATATGCCTTGAAAAAGAACCCTATAGGGTTCTTTTTCTTCTCATTATAACCTCAGTAAGTCCATGCAAAAAGGACTGCTAATTATTTGCAGCCCTTTTACACGTTAATATACACTTGTATTACATGCTTAAAACTTTATTGTATTAGGTATTTATACCAACTAAACATGCCATTATCATTTAGATATATAACACTTCAAAGTTTAGAAGTATACAATAACAAATCTTTCCCAGCTTCCAGCTACATAACTAGTAGCTGTTAATTCTCTACCACCATTTGCTGATATATATCTACCATTACTTAGTGCTTGTAATACATATATCCTATTGTCTCCACCATTATATAAGATAAACTTTTCCCATGCACCAATTGATGTACGATCTGCTACTACTCTACCATTTGGCTCAAACAAAACATACTTCCCATTACTTTTAGTTTTTAAAGCGTACGTATATAATTCCCCAGTCCGAATTAATTCGAATTTCTCCCATTCATTAACTGCATTACGATTTGCTATTATATTTCCCGAAGGCTCAGCCGAAACATATTGTAAATTTGCTGCCTGTATAGCAACTGTCCAACCTCCATTTTACTTTAAAGGTTTAAACAATTGTGACCACATTTGTTTAAACCTCCACAATTTTTTCTAAGCTATTCTCTAAAAATCTTATTTTTCGTTGTAAATAAACCTGATTGGTACTCTTTATGCAAAAGAAAAGATGGAACCTTTAATTCAACTCCACCTTTTTTCGAAATAAAAAGCATCTAATTCTATTTGAATTAGATGCTTACATTTAGTCCTTAAACCTAATATTCTAAACTATTTACGCGTTTGTAAATCTTTTTTTATTACATCCCAGAGTGAATTATCTTGACGCATCGGTTTACCCTCTTCATCCCATTTTATTTTTTCTGTTCCCAATTCATAATTCATCCCTGTCCATGTGTCTTCACGGAATGCATAGAATGATTTATGCCATCCTTTTTGGTTAAAGATAGAAATAAGATCTTGCATGTATTGAGTAGCACCTGGAACAGTACGGTTAATTCCAAACTCCTCTGCAATAATTCGATTAGATGGTACATGATTTTTCTTAGACCATTGTTGAATTGGCTTCAAAAACTTCTCTAATCCCTGTCTATTCCACATTACAGGTTTCTCTAAATCCCCTACTTTTACTAATCCTGGATATTGATATTCCTTGTTTTGTTTTTCACCTTGGCTCGTTAATTCATATGGTTCATACATATGAAATGCATATAGTGTTTTTTTATCCTCTACTGGTTTTAAATATTTAAAGGCCCATGGAGTAGCATATAAACCTGAATCTAAAATAATCGGTGTTTCTTTGTCCACTTCACGAATGGAGTTAATCACCTTTTCATAAAATCTGTTTAAATCAGCTGTCGTTCCTTTTACTTTTGCATACCATTTCTCGTAATCTTCCGTCCAAAAATCATTATATCTATTATTTTTAGCTGTTTCTGGATGTGGTTCATTTATAATATTATAACCAACCACCGCGGGGTGATCTTTTAGTTCCAGAGCGAGGTCCTTCCAAAATTGACTTGCTTGTTCTTGATACTTCTCTTCTTCCCATATTCTGTCGTCATTCTTATTATTATTAAATTGACGCCATCGATCACCAGGTAAGGATAACATTGTAAGAACGACTTTCATTCCTTGTGATTGTGCGGCATCTAAATCCGCCTTTAATTTTTCTAGATCTTCCTTTACTAATCCCCGATAGTTATCTGCATTACCTATCAGAAAATCCTTTCCAGAAGTATCTGGTTTATCCTCAAATAGAAAATCTTTATCTTTTGCCCATTTATCAGGTGCTAAACGTACATATTCAATATTAGCTTCTTTTGCACTTTTATAGTTTTCAGGTAATGACGTACTATTCATGAAATTAGTACCCTTTCTTTTCGAATCCCAAAAACTAATTTTTGAATCGCCCTTGTGGTATGTATCAGCTCTTACATTCATTTCCTGTACTCCAAAACTCATCATGCCTAATAACGCAACAATTGGCAAAACTTTTTTCACAACTTTTCCTTCTTTCTCTTTATATTTAACACACATAACATACCTTTGTTTTGTTACAGGAATATGGCAATTTTCCAAAAATACCTTTTAAATTTATACATTGGTAGTTCATTTATAAAAAAAGAAAGAGATAATTAGAACGTTGCTTCATTTTAAAAGAAACAAAAAAGGAATCCTTTACGGATTCCTTTTTGCAATGCACTCTTTTTCAAATGGTACATTTTGCACCTACTTTTAGTATAACTTATAATTCCTATAAAATAAATAAGATTAACTGAAATTTACTTCAAATTGTGATAAAAAACATAATTAAGAAGCGCAGATAACTAAATATCATCCCTTTTATTAAATAAAAAAGATTAAATAATTCCTCCTCCAAACTAGGACCCTTTTACACTTTTTACAAATATTGTTATAATTAGATAAACTAAAGCATTATCCCATTAACAAAGAGAATCCATAATTGAAGTCCTTTTGTTAATTAGCTATTAAAAATGATAGCATGTGATTATTGTATAATTTCTTCCTTTTTTAGATCTGCATATTCTTCTACGAAATCCCATAAACCTTGCTTTTCGAAGTAAGAAATACTTTTTTCACTTCTTCTAAGAGTTTAATTGCTTCATCTTCATTAAGAGAACGTAAAATATTGAAATGATATACTCTTCATTTCCTAATTCCATACAAACTGCTAATCCTTTTTCAATAAGTTCTTTTACAATATTTGTTTTTCTTAGCTTATAGTGTTCACGCGCTTGTAAGAACAATGCTTTAAAATGGGCAATATTCTTCTCTGTCACTTCTGATAAATGACGAATTGCTAATTTAGATAAATTTTGAGTTGCATATAATAGTCCTAGATTATGCCTTACTATTAAAATCAATTTTTCTTCATTATGTTTTTGCAAAAGGTCAATGGAACGATTGAAATGTTCTTCCGCTTTTTCAAATTGCTTTAAGAATATACGAGCTGTCCCTAATGCGGTTTCACAAGAAGCAACTTTCACCTCATATCGCATTAGCCCTAAATACAAGGAATATAGATACTTATTTTACTTTCAAAGGCTGAAACCTTGCTGCATAACTACTGAAAATAAAATGAAAAGACGTTCAAATCCATATGGATAGATCGTCTTTTCACTTTATTTCATACATATACTGATTTTTCACTTATTCATTTTGTATTGTACTTAAAAAACCAATAAATTCATCTTCATTTACAGGTTTACTGTAGTAATAGCCCTGAATTAGATAACATGCAGTACGTTGTAACACTGTTAATTGTTCCTTCGTTTCTACCCCTTCTGCTATCACTTTCATGTTTAAAGTATGAGCAAGTGAAATAATGGTTTGTATAATTTCATCTCCATCAGTAGAAGTTCCAATCCTATTAACAAATTCTCTTGGAATTTTCAAAGTATCAATTGGATAAAGAGGCAGATACGCTAATGAAGAATAACCTGTACCAAAATCGTCAATTGATAAATGTACACCATATGATTTTAATGCTTTTAACTTCGATAAGGTTTCCTTTTCATCTACCATTGCTATTCGCTCTGTTAATTCCAAATCAATCGAATTAGTAGGTACTCCTATCTCTTCTATGGTAGATATAATGGTTTGAACAAAATCTTTCTGTTCAAACTCTATAGCTGATAAATTTATCCCCATCTTTAGATTTGAAAAGCCCGCAGAATGCCATTCTTTCAGTTGTTGACACGCTTTCTGTAACGTCCACTTCCCAATTGAAATAATCTGCGCCGTTTCTTCTGCGATAGGTA
This genomic interval from Bacillus thuringiensis contains the following:
- a CDS encoding MFS transporter; the encoded protein is MKKILVIFQNGNYSRLFFASFTSQMGSTIGLTALMFYFLNRFSHQPAYATITELMLSLPTLVVFFLVGVVTDRIDRQKIAQNCDWICSILSLLLLWSLFLNWMPAAFALLFLRSMVKSFFTPAQSSLVQGVLTRDDYATAVGLNQMVTSLFMLFGSGIGIYCYWVIGIYGAILIDAISFFISALLIKSCRMSEEIRMPNGKHNIKDLNISIVMKDFVKGIRYILNHNLLLTLISGFIVFGILNGGLSVMQVFILKYKLAPRNYEEVSIILSIVFGIGILLGSVIASILSQKIKLYHLLILALFIGGGATILSSLVNTVWLYVICTGIVALALPMINVAIGGWIPKIVNPKMMGRVHGCINPLMMLSQSLTLLFIAGFYPGILAVETLFWIVGGCLIFVGVFYMISIPRLMKVEKSVSITLE
- a CDS encoding ABC transporter ATP-binding protein; translation: MSAIIKTTNLTKIYGNQKSVDNLNITVNQGEIYGFLGRNGAGKTTTIRMLLGLIKPTHGKIEIFGEDLLKNQKEILKRIGSIVEVPGFYENLTARENLLINAKIIGIHKKNAIDEALEIVGLQHETKKLVGKYSLGMKQRLGIARSLLHYPELLILDEPTNGLDPIGIKEIRRLIQNLAKERKITLLISSHILSEIEQLVDHMGIIHEGKLLEEIEFNSLRKKNRKYIEFQVSNDNKATKILEKNFGIFDYEVHNEGIIRVYSKLGQQGDINKIFVQNDIQVLKILMSEDRLEDYFTKLVGGGTIG
- a CDS encoding undecaprenyl-diphosphatase; translated protein: MSFSQFNIDAFRAVNDLGKQYPFLNSTMTFVAEYMVYFLALIIVVYWFTRSNQNRMMVVQAMIAFVIAEVIGKIAGKFHSNYQPFAELPNVNKLVEHAVDNSFPSDHTILFFSICFSFWLVHKKIGWLWITLAFCVAISRIWVGVHYPFDVITGAILGIVSAIIAYWLVPKVTFLKRILSIYEKGENYILPAKDKSKNF
- a CDS encoding glycoside hydrolase family 5 protein, which codes for MCVKYKEKEGKVVKKVLPIVALLGMMSFGVQEMNVRADTYHKGDSKISFWDSKRKGTNFMNSTSLPENYKSAKEANIEYVRLAPDKWAKDKDFLFEDKPDTSGKDFLIGNADNYRGLVKEDLEKLKADLDAAQSQGMKVVLTMLSLPGDRWRQFNNNKNDDRIWEEEKYQEQASQFWKDLALELKDHPAVVGYNIINEPHPETAKNNRYNDFWTEDYEKWYAKVKGTTADLNRFYEKVINSIREVDKETPIILDSGLYATPWAFKYLKPVEDKKTLYAFHMYEPYELTSQGEKQNKEYQYPGLVKVGDLEKPVMWNRQGLEKFLKPIQQWSKKNHVPSNRIIAEEFGINRTVPGATQYMQDLISIFNQKGWHKSFYAFREDTWTGMNYELGTEKIKWDEEGKPMRQDNSLWDVIKKDLQTRK
- a CDS encoding ABC transporter permease, giving the protein MVNLLYTELLKLKRSHMFLISILGASVVPFMVVVASFVSLKTKHPTPTIVFSQLFGEVNLYTVLIIGVPLYGVVTAYLFIREYTEDTLKNLLTIPVSRMNFLISKFLLLFSWIMMLTFVAWGLTLLLGIIFQFDGLSSSLIRESFVQFLIGGLLLFILSTPIILLTIVLKNYVPTIVFTVVITMINLMTANSEHRGLFPWAAAGDISRNTLQPTYPPEYSYIGIFGTSIIGLVLLISYFKKVDIH